A genomic segment from Methanothrix sp. encodes:
- a CDS encoding ORC1-type DNA replication protein, whose amino-acid sequence MFEGVLVTTSSGLFASFVGQGGIFRSRDVLRPTYTPKELPHREEQIQELASVLAPALHGETPSNILIYGKTGTGKTAVAKYVGKELEEADAGSACSVIYLNCEVVDTQYRVLAHLARHFDKDIPMTGWPTDQVYSEFRNALDEKKRVVVIMLDEIDKLVRKGDDVLYNLSRINSDLVQARVSLIGISNDLKFTEFLDPRVKSSLGEDEIIFPPYNAEQIQDILEQRAELAFRPGVLADDVIPLCAAFAAREHGDARRALDLLRIAGEIAERARSQMITEEHVKAAREKIEQDRVEEVIKTLPTQSKLVLYSILLLEEQAARNITTSAVYGMYKQLCPLVEADSLTHRRITDLIAELDMLGILHTVVISKGRYGRTKEISLSVHPPKLKSILLQDYRLKDLASFSVPTQARFGPI is encoded by the coding sequence TTGTTCGAGGGAGTTCTCGTGACCACTTCTAGCGGGTTATTTGCCAGCTTTGTTGGACAGGGAGGCATATTCAGGTCGCGGGACGTCTTGCGTCCCACCTACACCCCAAAGGAGCTGCCCCACAGAGAGGAGCAGATACAGGAGCTGGCATCTGTCCTGGCTCCGGCACTGCATGGCGAGACGCCATCAAACATCCTGATCTACGGGAAGACCGGCACAGGAAAGACAGCTGTCGCGAAGTATGTGGGCAAGGAGCTGGAGGAGGCGGATGCTGGATCCGCATGCTCTGTCATATACCTCAACTGCGAAGTGGTCGATACACAGTACAGGGTTCTTGCACACCTCGCCAGGCACTTCGACAAGGACATACCCATGACCGGCTGGCCCACCGATCAGGTCTACTCGGAGTTCAGGAACGCGCTGGATGAGAAGAAGCGTGTGGTCGTCATAATGCTCGATGAGATCGACAAGCTTGTCAGAAAGGGCGATGATGTCCTTTACAACCTCTCCAGGATAAACTCCGATCTGGTCCAGGCGAGGGTGAGTCTTATCGGCATATCGAACGATCTGAAGTTCACCGAGTTCCTGGACCCGAGGGTCAAATCCTCGCTTGGTGAGGATGAGATCATATTTCCGCCTTACAACGCGGAGCAGATACAGGACATACTGGAGCAGCGGGCTGAGCTGGCGTTCAGGCCGGGTGTGCTCGCGGATGATGTCATACCCCTCTGTGCGGCCTTCGCGGCGCGGGAGCATGGTGATGCGCGTCGCGCGCTGGACCTTCTCAGGATAGCGGGCGAGATCGCGGAGAGGGCGAGGAGCCAGATGATCACTGAGGAGCATGTGAAGGCGGCAAGGGAGAAGATCGAGCAGGACAGGGTGGAGGAGGTCATAAAGACGCTCCCCACACAGTCAAAGCTTGTGCTTTACAGCATACTTCTCCTGGAGGAACAGGCCGCCAGGAACATAACAACGAGCGCAGTCTATGGCATGTACAAGCAGCTCTGCCCGCTTGTCGAGGCAGACTCTCTCACACACAGAAGGATCACTGATCTCATAGCTGAACTAGATATGCTTGGCATTCTTCACACTGTTGTGATAAGCAAGGGGCGCTACGGAAGGACGAAGGAGATCTCTCTGAGCGTTCATCCGCCAAAGCTTAAGAGCATACTGCTCCAGGACTACAGGCTCAAGGATCTCGCAAGCTTCAGCGTGCCCACACAGGCCCGCTTCGGTCCCATCTGA
- a CDS encoding tetratricopeptide repeat protein, whose protein sequence is MSEKSVRKSEREDAESTFAGSVPDMPCDQSFFENDLMNADLWVARGRYLMRALGRYSDALDAFEQAIELDPSHARAWRGKAAALNNLDRYSEALEACKHALELDPFNSRSWIIKGFAHHSLGEYEEAVKSYDRAIELDPMGQDARRAWNNRGAALDNLGQHEEALRSYDEAIMLEPFDAYAWNNKGVSLVALKRYDEALLCFEKAIKIYPGYWTAWMNRGGCLKALGRLEEAKESLDMARRIESS, encoded by the coding sequence TTGAGCGAGAAGTCGGTCAGGAAGTCTGAAAGGGAAGATGCGGAGAGCACATTTGCGGGTTCAGTGCCGGATATGCCATGCGATCAGAGTTTTTTCGAGAACGATTTGATGAATGCGGATCTGTGGGTTGCGCGTGGCAGGTACCTCATGAGGGCTCTTGGAAGGTACTCAGATGCGCTGGATGCGTTTGAACAGGCGATCGAGCTGGATCCGTCGCATGCAAGGGCCTGGAGGGGGAAGGCAGCCGCTTTGAACAATCTCGACCGCTATTCTGAGGCGCTTGAGGCCTGCAAGCACGCCCTGGAGCTCGACCCGTTCAACTCCAGAAGCTGGATCATCAAGGGTTTCGCTCACCACAGCCTGGGTGAGTATGAGGAGGCGGTCAAAAGCTACGACAGGGCGATCGAGCTGGATCCGATGGGACAGGATGCGAGAAGGGCCTGGAACAATCGGGGCGCTGCTCTCGATAACCTTGGGCAGCATGAGGAAGCTCTGAGATCATACGACGAGGCGATCATGCTTGAGCCGTTTGATGCATATGCATGGAACAACAAGGGTGTCTCTCTTGTCGCTCTCAAGAGATACGATGAGGCACTTCTCTGCTTCGAGAAGGCCATAAAGATCTATCCTGGATACTGGACCGCCTGGATGAACAGGGGTGGGTGCCTGAAGGCCCTGGGCAGGCTTGAGGAGGCCAAGGAGTCACTGGATATGGCGAGGAGGATAGAATCGTCCTGA